The Trichosurus vulpecula isolate mTriVul1 chromosome 3, mTriVul1.pri, whole genome shotgun sequence genome includes a window with the following:
- the LOC118841709 gene encoding serine protease inhibitor Kazal-type 6-like, which yields MKIAIACILFSLVLGAIFTDAASQLGKAGGSSKNQKPGTSNQKVRPGATADQEEEKNMGKSPAGNIVEVQNGNKKASDEQTNCPELSDPVCGSDGKTYSNMCFFGEANKKSNGKLSVKHKGKC from the exons ATGAAGATAGCAATTGCATGCATACTCTTCTCCTTAGTGCTGGGTGCCATCTTCACAG ATGCTGCTAGCCAACTGGGGAAGGCAGGTGGATCCAGTAAAAATCAGAAGCCAGGTACCTCAAACCAGAAAGTGAGACCAGGGGCTACTGCTGatcaagaagaggagaaaaatatggGTAAATCTCCAGCTGGCAACATAGTGGAGGTCCAA AATGGCAACAAGAAGGCATCAGATGAACAAACCAACTGCCCAGAACTTTCTGACCCTGTCTGTGGCTCTGATGGAAAAACCTATAGTAACATGTGTTTCTTTGGAGAAGCAAATAA GAAAAGTAATGGAAAACTAAGCGTGAAACACAAAGGAAAGTGCTGA